gcATGTATCACCATCACATTTGCATTGCTGTTGGCAAATATCACAACAACAGTGTGGATATTCATAGGCGGGCAATTTTGAGACATCCACATCAAACTTCTCCAAAAGAACTTTTCTTCTGCacttgtcattttgttttaaataggTAACCATGCTTTCGTGGCAATGTTTGGTCATTATATTTGAGTACAAAATAACTGATTTGCACTGGTCTTGACCTCTCCGTCCGGCTCGACCACTTTCTTGTAGGTATGTCTCACAATTGTATGATGGGCCATAATGAATCACAGTTTTTACATCCTTGCAATCGATACCCATCCCATAGGCAATTGTTGCAATAAGTACACGTATACAACCATTGCTCTCTCCCATGGACTTCAGTATCTCCTCTTTATTAAGTTCATCACTTCTGCTGTGGAACATTTCCACGATTCTTTTCTTTGGATCATGAACTTCATCTGCATAAATGTTTTCCCTTAGTTCGGCTTGAAAAAAGCCATACAAGTGGGTTGTAAGTTTTATTGTGGGACAGTATATTATGGTTCGTTCATACGCAGTCTTTTGAACTTTCAAGTCACTCACCATTTTTGCAAATGTCACAGAAGGGTTGGGAGTGATAACTTGCACACCATAGGAGATGTTCTGTCTGTTGGGGATGTCAACAATCAAAGCTGGACTCTTCATTTCCAATGTTCTCACAGTCTGAAGTCTTGTTTCAGTTGTGGCAGTTGCAGTGAGGGCTATCACTGGTACCTTTTTGATGATTGATCGGATCTCGTTTATACGAGAAAACCATTTCCTAAATGCCCTTTCTCCTTTTTTAGCTGCATAGCCCCTGCATGATCATTAAAATGATGTAAATAATGCATTAGAATGATATCAGACACACTGATAAACACTGATTACTTATTCAAGCTAACTCACAACCCATCAAAAATATGAGTGCTTCTTTAGCTCCTTACATACCCGTCTTGAAGTGTGCATATAAAGGTAACCTTCAAATTTCTAAGCTCCCGAGGACGTGACTTTATTGGAGGCTTAGGGCCTTAAAAATGTGCTCCATCGGAAACACATGttatttttgaacaaaaaatttcTCACATATGTGATAGTTAAACTCGATCAAAAAGTAAACTAAAGGTTGCCAAAGGTTGAACCCTGTAAGCATACGAGTCAGACATTAAACCCTTTACGGCTATCTAACTTACCAATGCGAAATACAGTGCGCTTCATCTACAGCAACAAGGCACAATCTCTCTTCGTACACCTTACTCGATAACATCTTTCTCCATCGATCGGAACTTAAAAATGACTCCGGAGATCCAAACACGATCTGACAGTCGCCCCGTTCAACCGCCGTTTTGGCCGCGTCGTCCTGTTGATCTTCACCGATAAACTCAGCAGTAACTCCAATTGACTTAAGAAATTTCACTTGATCTTGCATTAGAGAAGTCAGAGGTGAGATAACAACAGCAATGGATTTGAAAGTTGTCCTCTTGACGATGTCAAAAACCATCGGCGCAGACTGATAAATGAGGGACTTTCCTGATCCAGTCGGTTGAATTAAAAACACATCTTCACCAATTACCAGCTTTTTTAATGCTTTGCGTTGCAAATCTTTCAAGTTTTCCACTTTGAAACGTTCCACAACATGATCACACGCCGAGTCAAAGAGTTCGTCTGCATCCGCCATATTGAGAATTTATTCTGAGCAATGTAATTATGCTGCCTGCCCGATCTGGGCAGGCAAGCTCCTGATTGGTGGAAATCAACAATGTCTCGTTCACGAGTCCAGCCGTGTTTTCGGGGGGGGTGAGCGCGGGCTCATTTCCCGAAACAGCGGCTGGTAATCGAGCCTATGGTGGCCCTGATTGAGTGATTCGTCAAATACGGCTGTATTCCTGCTCTTGAGGTCATAGCGCGTAGAATTATGACCCAGTGGAACTGATCAGAACCACACTTGTAAATATTAAAGGTATATTTACTAACCTCAACTGGAAACACTCGATGAGCATTGTCACTTTTGGTGTACTCAtcacaaatttgttttcaatatgCTGGCAAATATTGATCTTTTCTTGGAGCTGTCCATAGCTTGTTTGATGAAAACTTATTCAGTATCTTCTGTTGGCTTGACATATCCCTCCTTGTAGCTATGTTCCCTTAGGGAAGATAATTCAATGCTCAGTATTTCCAGTTAGCAAGTGACTAGTTAGACAACGTACATGTTgccctttaaaaaaaaaaagatgggcACTGCAGGAGTTGACTGATGCATAATACATAACTTGTACAGAGAACTGAGAAtaagaatttgcataaaaactaGAAAATGGCATTAATGCTATTCAGTGTCTCGTTAATTTACCAAATAAAGACTCTTGAAGATTCAGTGTTGGCACTTTCTCTCATTCTGGAATGTTTTAATGAGATTAGAGCAAATGTTGATGATTTTATCCCAACGATGTTTTGATGACAAAACACCGTAGTAATACTAAAACAGggaatattgtaaaataagCTGGAACGGTGTGTGAAATGATCTAAAATAAATGTAGACATCTCTAATTATCTAAAACAGGCAAAATGGTAAAAATTCATTGATGCTGTTTAAAAAGAATTGAATTAGACTTGGTAAAGTTAATTCACCCTAATTGCAGTCAGTTGAGGTATACACACAGTTCCTCGGTTTTACTACAGCAGCTGCTTTAACAAACGTTTTGTTACGCTTTCAAGAGGCTTGTGTGTGCAGGAACAGGTTAAATTTCTTGCTCCCAAAATCACCTGCCAAAGCTTCTAATCCAATCTGGCTGTACCGTTTCTCCGGGTCTGTGAGGCTCCGACTGGCATACTCTCCACCATTGTTCACCAGGCTTTCTCTGCGTAAGCGCTGCGGCCAACCCGAAGCTTGTGTTGCACATGGGTATCAAAGTATGCGTGGACTGTGTCACTACTGAGCATGTTCTTCAGTTTCTCAAATGCTTTGGAGTGTTCCTGTCTCCACTCAAATTTTCTGGTCACTAGTTCACCTAGTTTGCCCACTGGTTTCTTATACTGTCTAGCTTACATGAATCGTGAACTATACCTGACCTTACAGAGGAATGAGTTAAGTGCCGCTGCATTTGTAGGGCGTCCCGCAGATTTAATGGCTTTCACCTTGCATGGGTCTGGGGATACTCCATCTTTAGAGAACATCAAGCCGTGGTACACAACGCGGTCTCTATTAAACGTGACTCCCTTTCCATGGCTTCTCTTGAGTAGTGCTATCAGGTTTGCATTATGTTCTTTTACGTCTCACCCATGCACAATGATGTCATCACTTATGTTGAAAACTCCCTTTAGGTCATGCATCAATTCCTCTCTGATCATCTCTTGAAATATCTCAGCCGCTGACCTAGTACTGTAGTTGAGCCTCTTATATCTGTATAAGCCGATGTGAGTTGAAAAAGGCATTACGTTCTCTGTTGGTGGTCACCCTTGCTCATATCTAGGTGCGAGAACACCGTTGGCCGCGTTATCTATGTTGGGGTCCTGGGTGTATCTGGGAGGTATTGCCTGATTTGCCACGCACACGTCAATGTTCAGACGGATCTGGCTCTGATCTTTCCTGGGCATAACCAGTGGCGGTGACACACATTCTGTAGGTTCGTTAACTTTTTCAATGATGTTGGATTTCCTCTTCCATCTTTTGACGAACACTGAATGATTGTCGGCGTGGTGGCTGTGCAACCGCCCTAAAATCAGGGTCTACATTCAAATAGACTTGGTTCCCCTTTAGCTTCTCAATTCCTTGAAACCAGTCCTTGTATTTCTCTAACACTTCATGCAGGTTTCAGGTCCCTCCTGATTGATTGCTTTCAACTGCGATTGAGTTAGTCACCAAAATCATTGCATCTTGCATCCTCGTCCCTGAGCAATGGTTCGGTGTTGGTGTCTCCTTTTATTAGCTGCCATGTAGTCACCTTCATTTTTGTCTTCCATTCAGTTAGCGCGTCAAAACAACCTAAAACGGGCAGCGGGTTTGCTTCTGCGGCTGGCCTGTATGGTTTTATTTGGCATCTTGAATTTTTTATCCTTACTCTTTCATCCAGGCCGTTGACAGTAGCACCGCTGTCTGGTCAATGCCCCTAATTAGCACTGTTTTTAGAGGCCTATTGTCTGACTGTCCCACGGGGTTCACCTCTTGCAGCGTACACGTGGATTCCTCAACGCTGCTATCGGATGATGTGTCAGTTAATTTCTCGCCTTCTTGCACTACTTTAATTTCTTGCTTGTTTTTGCAACATTCTGCAAAATGGTTTCTTTTACCACATCGTGTATACTATTTTCCAAAGGCGGGGCATTTCTTTGTACCCCTTGGTGTGGCCAATGTTTCTTGCAATTGAAACACAATTTTGCTCTATTTTTATCAACAGCAGTTTTATTGATTTCTTGCTTGACCGTAACTTTGGCTGTCGTTTGCTTTCCTACTTTAAGAGCATGTTGGTCCGCACTTTCAAGGGCTTCAGCTAGCGTTGGTTGGTCTTGTAACAACTTTCTTCTTACCCTCTTGGATTTGCCGTTCTCTATCATGGCCATTAAAATCTCAAGTCGATTATGAAGGGTGTCAATAAATTTTAGAGCACTGAAAGAGCATGTGTCGGTTGCCTGTGATACTTTTATTCTGCCATTTTTTcatatatgtatacatatacCTTTCGGGTGTcttgaaaactcagacccctcgAAAAATGATTGAGATTTCAAAGGTAAATCTATGTAAATGATAATTGTTGTGACTAACCCCAAGCCAAATGTCAAATGAAGCAACAATCCCGCATTGATAATTGAAGACCGGTATGGCTTAAGAAACTGCCCAGTGAACAGTTTTCTGCATTCTTATTCAGAACAAGAACGAAGACGACATGACCTTTAAAACGCAGTTCCACATGAATGGTAATTATCCTAACTAACCGCAAGTGTCAAATCGTGCAAGAATTCCGCGTTGACCATTAAAAGACCGTTAAGTTTACAATAGCAAAATTGTTTCACTTTCGCAGGTAATTACCGAAAAAGGAAAGACCTTAACTTCCAGGACGGTGCAACGATCGATGTCATGCGTATTATTGTAAGAAAAACTTGCTTTCTGTGAACTAATACATCAACCACCATCTCTGCTTATGTGATACTGATGATTTTTCAAGTGGTCTGAGGTTTAgagttctcgaaaactcagatCCCTTGAAAAATAATTGAGATTTTAAGCCCAGCTCtacatgaataataattaatgttttttgttAAGTAAAACATGAACCGCTATGCTTGTTTTACCTCAACTCATCTGAGATGGATCATTTTTGAAGGGGTCCGAAGTTTCGAgtcctcgaaaactcagactcCTTGAAGACTGAGTGAGAGTTTACACTTAGTTCtacatgaataataattatcgtGACTAACCCCAATTGTCAAATTACGCAGCAATCCCGCGTTGATAATTGAAGAGCGGTAAAAGGTTTTCTGTACGTTTATTCGAAGCAAGAGCGAAGAAGGCAATGTGTGTAATGACACCACACAAAAAGTCCTGAACTCCCAGGACAATGGAACAATCGATGTTATTCATATCAATGAAATAATATTACATCTCCTGTTATCTAATgtggtaataataatgatgtttaatatttctatagcttAACAATCGATGTTATTCATATCAATGAAATAATATTACATCTCCTGTTATCTAATgtggtaataataatgatgtttaatatttctatagcttAAGTTAGCACGTGTACAATAGAGTACCGAAGCTGTTATGTCACATTACCATGGGAGCATTTTCTCTGGTTCTAAACGAAATGGCTGCCCTCACGATCGCATCGCTTGTTTCCTTCTTTGCTGAGGAGAAAAGATCAAGAACAAGGGGCAAAAACCACTATAGATCTGATCACATTGAAATTTTTGCTTATGCTGACGGTGTTATCAGGGGAACTGTTCATGCAAGCATGAAAAAGAAGTCTTCTAAGATGACAGTAAGTAGCCAATAATCGATCGTGATTGCGTGAATTTGTTGTTGGCGTGACTGATTTATAAATTCATAGAGATGCTTCTGCTTATACCTTCCATGCAGACTTACCTCTCTGATGGAAACATAACATTGACGGATTGTGACTGCCCTCGGGGAGCATACAACTGAAGTCATGCTGCAGTGATTGTTTTCCACGCGGTACACAACTTAAGCCGAACAGATATGGAATGCTCATGGAAACAGCAGAAATTAACAGATGTAGTTAAGTCGGCCAGCAAACTATATCCACCACCAAGGGAATATAATCCTTTGAAGTGCACTGTAACAGCAGAAGATTGAGGCTGGCTCTATGGAAAACTTTGACAGTATGGATCTTGTCACCAGAGCCTGATATGGACGTGCACCTGCCAGTGCAGTCTGTTGAGGAACTCATTTTCTCTCCCGAATTTCTTCAGGATCAACTTATAACGAATTACCTGCTCGAAAAGCTCAAAATCAGCCAAGATCAAAAATTGCCTGTGAGTGCTATGACCGAAGGCCAAAGAGAATCTACAGCCTGGCATGTTCTATCTTATTTAGATGAAAGATACAGTGAATACGTTCTGATGCAAAGGAAAGTTAAATATCCCTTCGTAAGTGTCTTGCAGTGGAAGCTAGCGCATTTGCTGCACACACATCCCTTGCTTCATCTGCCTAGCTATGTAGTGGTTTTTACTTAATTGTAATCTCGGACGCCAAGGGGTAACATGTCTGACATAGTAGGAAAACAGAAGATAAACGTGAAATCCATGTTCTTAACGAATATCTTTGCTTCTCTTTTTGTAAAGATttacttgtaatttatttaaattgTTCAAAAGCAGTGCCGTAAAACTTGACACCAACGGTCACAAAGGGCTAAGAAAACAAAGGACTAAGAATGTAATATGACAACAGTTGCGAATGACCACTTTGAGTACGCAATAGCCAATTGTGAAATATTTTACAATTGTGAAATATTTTACCTTCCAAGGGTTACGCAAGTAAGGCATAACAATTACGCCTCCCATATGGAGAAagaatgatgtttttttttattgatcgGATAAAGTATCAGTTTATTATTGGCAGTCAGCGTTTAAGAACTCCAACTTCCTCCCTGTTCAACATCATGATTATGATTATCCACTAAATATAACATGAGCAACAAGAACCTCCACCGATTCATGTGCTTTGTGATGGGAGCAAACTTGGATAACCAGGAGAACAGCTGCTCACACACCTCCGTATTCACATCCTGTTTATTAAAGGAAAAGAGAATATATAATGAAATTGGAAAGTGCAGTTTTGGCGTGGTGTCCCTACAACATTTGATACCCCCTTGTCAGTCAAGTCTACAAAGGAAAGGGAATATTATGTTTACAACCATCGCTATTTCTCACATTCAGAGATGTTGATTAGGGTGCGGTCATGGCATGCATCCATTGATTGCTTTGATTGTTATAACATACATGGTAACGCATTTGCCTTAATTCACACAGAGGGTGTTGCACACACAGTAAAGAGTACATATTTATGGTGTGCCATCCAAAGGAATGGCACATTTTTGGCGTCCAAAATGAATCAGTGGGGAATCAAATGTTTGAGCCGAGCAAGCACTCACGAGTATGTAGCTGCCATTTTAGGGATGGCCAGAAAGCCAATGGTCCAGAAATGTTTGATCGCAACAAGGACAAGTTATTCACTGAACAAAGGGGACCACCaacgaagagaaaaaagaaTAGTGAATCAAAGGTACAGTCTCTTTCACAGATGATTGAAATTGCTCGAAAAAATGAACAACCATCAGTTGCTGACACAGAACAAAACGTGCAAACAACACAGGAGGTTATCTGGAAGCAGAGCTTGACTTTACCAACAGAGAGCTAAAGGAACTTAACCAAACTGTCCAGTACAAGAGGAACAAGTACACGGTGTCTGCGCTTGAGGGAGATGTCATACGAATGGAGACAGGCCTTCCAACCAAAGAAGTCTTCAACATTTTGTAAACCATGCTCTTAGATTTAAAGATAGTGTGAACTATTTTGCTGGGTGGAATGTAGAATCAATCAGTTTTGAAGAtcaaatttttatcactttATAATGAAAATGCGACAGAACTACACACAGCTTCACGTAGCCCAATTGTTTTATTGTAGTGTGGCCACGATTTCTAATATTGTTATAACATTTACTCATGTTTTGCATGAAATTTTGTTCGATGACCTCATGACAACAATTCCATCCCGTGAAAAAAACAAGATCTCTGCACTGTCCTCCTTCAGGCAATTTGAATCCTGTCGGATTGTTATAGACTGCACAGACATTGAGGTTGCTGCACCTGGTTTGATGAGTCAGCAAAATGCAACATATTCATCGTACAGAGGAATGAATTCCTTTAAGGTCATAGTTGGTGTTGCACCAAATGGAGTCATCACTTATGTCAGCCGACTGTATCCAGGTTCTATTTCAGACAAGACTATCGTGCAGCAATCCGGACTCCTTAGGCACTTGACAGCTGGTGATATGATTCTGGCTGACAAAGGTTTTCTTATCCAGGAGATTGTACCACATGGTGTCTGTGTCAATATCCCACCTTTCCTGAATAATGGAACTTTCACAGAGAGtgaagtcaagaaaacaaaagccatAGCTAAAACCCAAATTCATGTTGAAAGAGCAAATGCTAGGCTGAAAGACTTTAAAATTTTAAGCTTCATTCCTTCATATTTGCATTGCTATGctgacattttttttcagttatgtgCTGCACTCGTAAATTTGCAATCTCCTTAAATCAAAGAGGGATGTGAAGATCTGGTTTTCGAGTAGTTTTGATCTTCAAAAATATAGTGAACAGTTTTTGTCAGAATTGgtgaaattgaaataaaataatttgtagactcTAACATAACAGTAAAGGGATGCTTGTAGCTCCAGGGGATTATTATTTACTGTTTGGTACTAAACTTTTTGTCTTATGTTTTACAGTGGATACTTTTTAGgggtaaaaataaaacaagttctGCTCACACATTTGACATTTTGCTACCTTTGAGTCTCTATGAATATTTCCCACAAGCATTACTTCACTTAACATGGGAGTTCCCCTTCCCTCAGGGAAAAGAACATTAAATAATACACCATTGATCCACATATTGCAAATATGTGTTACACTAAACTGGTTGGTCAAATTGATGACTGAAATCCCACGAGtatcattatgcttgaaaaaactGGTTTTAATATTAAAAACCTATTTTGAATGAAACAACATTTATTTCACTAGTTATGAAAATCACTCTTGTTCATTACAATGACAAACTCAGTCTAAAACTTATTATCTTGACATATTTGAATTGGCAAACTACAATTCTCCTTCCACTATTCTGGGGAATATGTTATCAAAATAAAACTGTGTCAAGACAGGAATGTTTGCCACCCATGTTTCATCCCTTTCTATTTTTACAATAGCTATATCCTTAGTAGTCCGTACCACAAAATAGCAGAAATTCCTCTGTGAGAAGTACAGTTCTCCCTGGACCTGATGTAATAAACATGGTCTTTTTTCAAGGTGTAGCCATGTCCACTTTAGCATTTTTCCAGGCAAAATTTTGCTGACCCGACTGCCTGTGCTATTGTTAGGTTCCGTTCTGTGTATGGACACTTCACCTCAAGGACACTTTCTTCATCAATAATACCATCTGGAGATGCACCAAGAATTCCAGAGGAATGGAACCAGATTCCAGTTTCGTTCACTTCTAACCCTGTCTTGAGGGTGAATGCTTTAATGGCTTCCTCCCCATTGCACTGCCTTTACTCTAGAAAGGTCGTACTCTCCGAGAAGACGTTTTACAAGTGAAGGAGTGATTCTCTTTGCGTTCAGAACAGAGCCGAAGTTACTGGCTGTAAGGCGGCCCCTTCTCGCCAAAAACCAGGCCGGGTTGTCTTGCTGGCCAACAGTTAATTCGCTAATTTTTAAAGTGTCCGTTTCTTGTAATCTGGAGCGGCGAACCAAACAGTCCAGTTGCTGTTGACGGCCAGTGGCTTCAAGAAACTCCTCAATAGTTGGAAAAGTTCGCTGGTTCGCAAGAGGTGGTTCAGGGCTGATTAGCCAGCAGAGTCCAGTAAACCGCCCATACTCCTTCAGGTCTTCATACAATTCGGAACGGTCAGCTTGTGTCGGCTTTGTCGACAGAGCAGAATATTTTTTAGGCGGGGGGAACATTTCAGTGACCGCTTGAGTTGAAAGCGATGTATTTGCCTTTCGTTTCCGCCACTGGCATTTGACGTCGGTTCGACTCAGGTTGTGAATACCATGAATAAAGAGGTCTGCTGCGTGGCTGCATTTAAACGCGCCTCTTGGACATTCACACTCGGTTGATTTTATCACATGTTCTTCGTCCAAGTAAATCTGAAAGACGTCAAGATTACTGACATTTAGTTTGGCAAATAGAAAAGGGTTTTTCAAGAAGGTGCTGCAATGTCTTCCCTCTAAAGATCATGTAATGAATAACAACTCACCGTCACTTTATAAACCTTCTGTTTCATGCTTGCGTATACTTCTCCTTGTAAAACACCCTGCTGGTAAGTAAATGCCTCAATGTGATCTGATTTAAAGTGGTTTTCCCCCttctttattgatttcttttcttctaAGAAGAAAGGAAGAAGCGAAGCGATCGATAGCGTGGCCATTTTGAATGGAATGCGCTTTTGTTGAGAACTGAGATTTTTAGCACCATGGAAAGGTGACGTCACTGCTTAAGGACTCAATTGCACTTACCTTAAGGTCATTACTGTTGTAAGGATTGCAATGCTCTTTGCACCAGCGGTCCACATGGTTTTTAAAGTGGAAGCAATCAACGATCATTCACATTTCGGCCATTTTCTGCGCGGTTTGAGCATACTTTTTTAAATGACATGCGACATCATAGCATATTAACTCTGTTATAAAGACAAAATCAGcatcaaatattttcacttTGTTGAGGAATGTCGATATTGACCACTAATTTGTTTGTggcttaccgtatttactcgtgtagaAGTCGACCTGttatgaccaaaaaatcagcccaaaaaatcgccctcgacttatacacaagtcatacacaaagacctgaccaagcagtgcgAGAAAtaagcataacaactgcctgaagtgcattaggaaaaccagttataattgtggttgattttcatcagttttggcGCATTCTTCGTCAATGAAAaggtgtgaaataataaatgttaaatggtttaaatgcAGAtgtactggagattatttctattgtgtcttttgatctgtgtaacaagCATTTTGCTTAGAGCTTCGCTGATTTTGACGGCGCTGAATTTTCGTCTTCATCAAACGATTACTATAGCTTATGCTTCCCAGTACTCCTCgaattcgtagtttttcaagatggcggtgtcttcattgagcgatctttcgaagttttgcggcgttcctttggtctccttttgtaaatctccttttaaactcaacatcgagatcaagggtagctaaatgcaatgtaATTTACTCTTAAATATCGTAAattacttctctagtaaatcgaaaagctcgtatgtgcgtaaattgtgatcttgataaacatcactgcgtatgattaaaccactgcttttctcaattcacggtgttttcaatacattctcaggaagaaaaaattgacgttttgggaaatttctattggtgtgaatttcgtTTGTTttcccgaaatgatgagaaattcgatttttgaccttgaaaatggggggtcgacttatacacgaggtcgacttatacacgagtaaatacggtagttgaTGATGTTAATGAGCCCCTGAGATTTTCCAGCAGTTCTCATTGGGAATCATTTTTTGTACAGTGGATATAGCTCGTTACAAACAGTGTCAACTGCGCCTGTAAGTTTACGATAGAACACATCTCTTGCAAATTGATTGCCAATGACGACTTTAGTTGAGGTCAATAACATGTGAACTTGAACAATGTTATCACATACAAAAACACCATTTCACCTTACCCATGAGTGACATCTCTTTCTTCCCGAGCAATTCATGCAAGTGGGCATACACTTGGCTTTTGCTTTCCACCCCAAACAATTCTTTGAGATCCACTACAACAGCACAGGGTTTCGCAATAGCAAGGATACCTGTGGGGCATGAGATGCATAGGTCATAGCAAGAAGTTAACCCGCCATAATAAAGAC
Above is a genomic segment from Acropora muricata isolate sample 2 chromosome 1, ASM3666990v1, whole genome shotgun sequence containing:
- the LOC136911580 gene encoding uncharacterized protein encodes the protein MVFDIVKRTTFKSIAVVISPLTSLMQDQVKFLKSIGVTAEFIGEDQQDDAAKTAVERGDCQIVFGSPESFLSSDRWRKMLSSKVYEERLCLVAVDEAHCISHWGYAAKKGERAFRKWFSRINEIRSIIKKVPVIALTATATTETRLQTVRTLEMKSPALIVDIPNRQNISYGVQVITPNPSVTFAKMVSDLKVQKTAYERTIIYCPTIKLTTHLYGFFQAELRENIYADEVHDPKKRIVEMFHSRSDELNKEEILKSMGESNGCIRVLIATIAYGMGIDCKDVKTVIHYGPSYNCETYLQESGRAGRRGQDQCKSVILYSNIMTKHCHESMVTYLKQNDKCRRKVLLEKFDVDVSKLPAYEYPHCCCDICQQQCKCDGDTCNFVFFNLECSPTALVETESNERTVTEDQMTLLNSKLNYLKRALNQQFLQSAKKSNAPMFTPAKLFCGFGDNQIKQIMQHCSHMFSASDVYKYVDIWHPTVASEVLFTISTIFEDVDISHLDMEESEDTQEYYFDIFDAIFDFDVEDSLMAAIPLELLSVDEDTMDSDMEDSN